A part of Paroedura picta isolate Pp20150507F chromosome 7, Ppicta_v3.0, whole genome shotgun sequence genomic DNA contains:
- the SKA1 gene encoding SKA complex subunit 1 isoform X2 yields MSEEEEKSPPVLARERGRCDVTSPDLDGLCSHVNGKISHIKTLLQLRKIGQEPSLKTVLGKILHEMFLFNDLLNKMELECHHQERQQGQLKELQELIEKDYDEAQHLEENMPFYLPSAVPASTGGLAAKKEELGKDPEPGHRKKPGKEGQGVKEIPFMTVEEFESVPAYMRGRLTYNQVNAVIQEINKAVASKYKIMRQSMKSMPSAVRNLYFRFQEEETKDTKGKFFIVEADVEEFTQLKADKRFHSILTILRHCQRVREIRGSRLVRYAVC; encoded by the exons GAAGGTGTGATGTGACCTCCCCAGACTTAGACGGCTTGTGCTCCCACGTCAATGGCAAGATTTCACATATCAAGACGTTGCTGCAGTTAAGGAAGATAG GCCAGGAGCCGTCTCTGAAGACGGTGCTCGGTAAGATCCTCCACGAGATGTTTCTCTTCAACGACCTCCTCAATAAGATGGAGCTGGAATGTCACCATCAGGAGAGGCAGCAAGGTCAACTCAAG GAGCTCCAGGAACTGATTGAAAAGGATTATGATGAAGCCCAACATCTTGAAGAAAACATGCCCTTCTACCTGCCCAGCGCAGTCCCCGCCAG TACCGGGGGCTTGGCTGCAAAGAAGGAGGAGCTGGGCAAAGATCCCGAACCGGGACACCGGAAGAAGCCGGGGAAAGAGGGCCAGGGCGTGAAAGAAATCCCCTTCATGACAGTGGAGGAGTTCGAAAGCGTGCCTGC GTACATGCGAGGGCGCCTGACATACAACCAGGTGAACGCCGTGATTCAAGAAATCAACAAGGCCGTGGCCAGCAAGTACAAGATCATGCGCCAGTCCATGAAATCGATGCCCAGTGCTGTCAGGAACCTCTACTTCAGGTTCCAGGAAGAAGAAACTAAGGACACCAAAG GGAAGTTCTTCATCGTGGAGGCGGACGTGGAGGAGTTCACGCAGCTGAAGGCGGACAAGCGTTTCCACAGCATTCTGACCATCCTGCGCCACTGCCAGAGAGTGCGGGAGATCCGGGGCTCGCGGCTGGTTCGCTATGCCGTCTGTTGA
- the SKA1 gene encoding SKA complex subunit 1 isoform X1 yields MSEEEEKSPPVLARERAGRCDVTSPDLDGLCSHVNGKISHIKTLLQLRKIGQEPSLKTVLGKILHEMFLFNDLLNKMELECHHQERQQGQLKELQELIEKDYDEAQHLEENMPFYLPSAVPASTGGLAAKKEELGKDPEPGHRKKPGKEGQGVKEIPFMTVEEFESVPAYMRGRLTYNQVNAVIQEINKAVASKYKIMRQSMKSMPSAVRNLYFRFQEEETKDTKGKFFIVEADVEEFTQLKADKRFHSILTILRHCQRVREIRGSRLVRYAVC; encoded by the exons CAGGAAGGTGTGATGTGACCTCCCCAGACTTAGACGGCTTGTGCTCCCACGTCAATGGCAAGATTTCACATATCAAGACGTTGCTGCAGTTAAGGAAGATAG GCCAGGAGCCGTCTCTGAAGACGGTGCTCGGTAAGATCCTCCACGAGATGTTTCTCTTCAACGACCTCCTCAATAAGATGGAGCTGGAATGTCACCATCAGGAGAGGCAGCAAGGTCAACTCAAG GAGCTCCAGGAACTGATTGAAAAGGATTATGATGAAGCCCAACATCTTGAAGAAAACATGCCCTTCTACCTGCCCAGCGCAGTCCCCGCCAG TACCGGGGGCTTGGCTGCAAAGAAGGAGGAGCTGGGCAAAGATCCCGAACCGGGACACCGGAAGAAGCCGGGGAAAGAGGGCCAGGGCGTGAAAGAAATCCCCTTCATGACAGTGGAGGAGTTCGAAAGCGTGCCTGC GTACATGCGAGGGCGCCTGACATACAACCAGGTGAACGCCGTGATTCAAGAAATCAACAAGGCCGTGGCCAGCAAGTACAAGATCATGCGCCAGTCCATGAAATCGATGCCCAGTGCTGTCAGGAACCTCTACTTCAGGTTCCAGGAAGAAGAAACTAAGGACACCAAAG GGAAGTTCTTCATCGTGGAGGCGGACGTGGAGGAGTTCACGCAGCTGAAGGCGGACAAGCGTTTCCACAGCATTCTGACCATCCTGCGCCACTGCCAGAGAGTGCGGGAGATCCGGGGCTCGCGGCTGGTTCGCTATGCCGTCTGTTGA